A segment of the Catenuloplanes nepalensis genome:
GAGGTGGGCCACCAGTTCGGGCACGGACACGAGGCCTGCCCCGGTCCGGGCTCGCCGGCACCGGTGATGCAGCAGCAGACGTACGGCCTGCGCGGTTGCCTCGCCAACGCCTGGCCCTACCTGGCCGGCCGCCGCTACGAGGGCAAGGCCGTGAACTGAACCTGAACTATTCCCCTGTCCCGCAGTGCGGGCGCGTGTCCCTTCTCATGGCGTCGTCGGTTACGCCCGAGCGACAATGGCGTCCGTAGACCCAATCGATCCGGGGAGTCATATCGTGGCCCTACCCCCGCTCGTCGAGCCAGCCGCCGAGCTGACCGTCGACGAGATCCGTCGCTATTCCCGCCACCTGATCATCCCGGACGTCGGGGTCGAGGGGCAGAAACGGCTCAAGAACGCCAAGGTGCTGTGTGTCGGCGCCGGTGGCCTGGGCTCGCCCGCGCTGATGTACCTTGCCGCGGCCGGCGTCGGCACGCTCGGCATCGTCGACTTCGACACGGTGGACGAGTCCAATCTGCAGCGTCAGATCATCCACGGGCAGTCCGACATCGGTAAGCCGAAGGCGGAGTCCGCGGCCGCGTCCGTGCGCGAGATCAACCCGTACGTGAACGTGCAGGTCCACAACACGTCGCTCGACAACGACAACGTGTTCGAGATCTTCGGGCAGTACGACCTGATCGTCGACGGCACCGACAACTTCGCCACGCGCTACCTGGTCAACGACGCGTGCGTGCTGCTCGGCAAGCCGTATGTCTGGGGTTCGATCTACCGCTTCGACGGCCAGGTCAGCGTGTTCTGGGATCAGTACGGGCCGAACTACCGCGACCTCTACCCGGAGCCGCCGCCGCCCGGCATGGTCCCGTCCTGCGCCGAGGGCGGCGTGCTCGGCGTGCTCTGCGCGTCGATCGGCGCGGTCCAGGTCACCGAGGCGAT
Coding sequences within it:
- the moeZ gene encoding adenylyltransferase/sulfurtransferase MoeZ codes for the protein MASVDPIDPGSHIVALPPLVEPAAELTVDEIRRYSRHLIIPDVGVEGQKRLKNAKVLCVGAGGLGSPALMYLAAAGVGTLGIVDFDTVDESNLQRQIIHGQSDIGKPKAESAAASVREINPYVNVQVHNTSLDNDNVFEIFGQYDLIVDGTDNFATRYLVNDACVLLGKPYVWGSIYRFDGQVSVFWDQYGPNYRDLYPEPPPPGMVPSCAEGGVLGVLCASIGAVQVTEAIKLITGIGDPLLGRLMVYDALEMSYRTIKIRKDPNAEPITGLIDYDDFCGAVSTEAQEATLGSTITVHELKEWQDAGKDFLLVDVREPAEYEIVRIPGSTLIPKGDILNGEALATLPQDKQIVLHCKSGVRSAEALAALKAAGFKDAVHVQGGVVSWVKNIDPSLPEY